The proteins below come from a single Lactobacillus johnsonii genomic window:
- a CDS encoding amino acid ABC transporter ATP-binding protein, protein MSGNKVLELKNISKSFGTRKIIDKLNLSLDQGDILSIIGPSGAGKTTLLRLIAGLESADSGKFLHNGKEFDPTDRNNHLVGMVFQDYNLFPNLSVMDNITLAPIMVNKMSKAEAEKAAAPVLDQLDLDKFKTLYPYQLSGGQKQRVAIARALQMKPEILCYDEPTSALDPELVGKVKDIFLKLKQTGMTQVIITHDHQFGKTVADKILKVEPIEK, encoded by the coding sequence ATTATTGATAAGTTAAATTTGTCACTAGATCAAGGAGATATCTTAAGTATTATTGGCCCTTCAGGTGCAGGAAAAACTACACTGCTTCGCTTGATAGCGGGGCTTGAAAGTGCCGATAGTGGAAAATTCCTCCATAATGGAAAAGAATTTGATCCTACAGATCGTAATAATCATTTGGTAGGGATGGTTTTTCAAGATTACAATCTTTTTCCAAACCTTTCAGTAATGGATAATATTACGCTTGCTCCAATTATGGTAAATAAGATGAGTAAAGCAGAGGCTGAAAAAGCAGCTGCACCTGTTTTAGATCAATTAGACTTAGACAAGTTTAAAACTTTATATCCATACCAATTATCAGGGGGACAAAAGCAGCGTGTAGCCATTGCCAGAGCCCTGCAAATGAAACCCGAAATCTTGTGTTATGATGAGCCTACCTCTGCTTTAGACCCTGAGTTAGTAGGAAAAGTAAAAGATATTTTCTTAAAGCTTAAACAAACAGGAATGACGCAGGTAATTATTACTCATGATCACCAGTTTGGAAAAACTGTTGCTGATAAAATCTTAAAAGTTGAGCCAATAGAAAAATGA
- a CDS encoding amino acid ABC transporter substrate-binding protein, protein MKKIIRFLGLLIIVLASVGLAGCQRQENSWQAIKSRGTLVIGVDDSFVPMDFRQKNGKLVGFDVDLAKAVCKEIGLKPDFQTIDWSMKETELRNGTIDVIWNGYTKTKARAKKVAFSKPYLENDQILVTRKNEGINNYRQMKGKILGVQTGSSGADDLDNYPKVLKKRVKSTVLYDTYNNAFIDLKAGRIDGLLIDGVYANYYLAHSKYQKEFKKEKLPYPSEKFSVGINKKDKTLKNKINQALDHLEKTGELKKIREKWFN, encoded by the coding sequence ATGAAAAAAATAATACGATTTTTGGGTCTATTGATTATTGTGCTAGCTTCTGTTGGACTGGCTGGGTGTCAAAGACAGGAAAACTCATGGCAGGCGATTAAATCACGTGGTACTTTAGTAATTGGTGTTGACGACAGCTTCGTACCAATGGATTTTCGACAAAAGAATGGTAAGCTTGTTGGTTTTGACGTTGACTTAGCCAAGGCCGTTTGCAAGGAGATTGGCTTAAAACCTGATTTTCAAACAATTGATTGGTCAATGAAAGAAACAGAACTTCGCAATGGGACAATAGATGTTATCTGGAATGGGTATACTAAGACGAAGGCTAGGGCAAAGAAAGTAGCATTTTCAAAACCATATCTTGAAAATGATCAGATTCTGGTTACACGAAAAAATGAAGGAATAAATAATTATCGACAAATGAAAGGAAAAATTCTTGGAGTTCAAACGGGATCTTCAGGAGCCGATGATTTGGATAATTATCCTAAAGTCTTAAAGAAACGTGTCAAAAGTACAGTTTTGTATGATACTTATAACAATGCCTTTATCGATTTAAAAGCTGGCAGAATTGATGGCTTATTAATTGATGGGGTATATGCAAATTATTATTTAGCTCACAGCAAGTATCAAAAAGAATTTAAAAAAGAAAAATTACCATATCCAAGTGAAAAATTTTCAGTAGGAATCAATAAAAAAGATAAAACTCTTAAAAACAAGATTAATCAAGCTCTTGACCATTTAGAGAAGACGGGAGAGCTAAAAAAGATTCGCGAAAAATGGTTTAATTAA